A single genomic interval of Leptospira montravelensis harbors:
- a CDS encoding slr1659 superfamily regulator: protein MEIKDLDYNIQYDEATKTVKFAGSIRLQNLPAYEPIKLFLRDVAKLCQGSVLTMDFRDLQFVNSSGITTLSMFIIDSRKTAAYQIKIQGSLNISWQSKSLSNFKKLWDQVVLEIA, encoded by the coding sequence ATGGAAATCAAAGACTTAGATTACAATATACAATACGACGAAGCCACTAAGACTGTCAAATTTGCAGGTTCCATCCGATTGCAGAATTTACCCGCTTATGAACCCATAAAATTATTTTTAAGAGATGTTGCTAAACTTTGCCAAGGTTCTGTATTAACAATGGATTTTAGAGATTTACAATTTGTAAACAGTTCGGGGATCACTACCCTCTCTATGTTCATTATTGATTCACGAAAAACGGCAGCTTACCAAATCAAAATTCAGGGATCCTTAAATATTTCCTGGCAGTCAAAATCCCTTTCCAATTTCAAAAAACTTTGGGACCAAGTGGTTTTAGAAATCGCCTAA
- a CDS encoding GNAT family N-acetyltransferase has protein sequence MSQIKVHLAKTEEDRNKIFRLRYDIYVQEMNRVQAYADHETKMVKEPFDETGHLFLAETEEGECIGTVRINFRKDGPLECEELYEMELFRPFYPDKVSMSTKLMVKNEYRHSAAASMLCMKIYEHARENGILIDFIDTNPHLVRLYNQVGYRMYKKNIHHPEYGIVIPMVFLLDDNEYLKQIHSPFLRLAKRFPAGTELAQHFEVNFTDYKDIRPLFSMEGDEVWQNIVHDMMLPPSQFLSFLRGFTEEESKKLLSMLDLIDYEDGDIVFQQNQESQGLFCVLEGSVEVVVNRDDGVRSTISILNQGEIFGELGFVSKSNRNADIIVRDHAKLLILTPNEFQKLEIQSPTLAVKLLTNLFVILAQRFNEMSRRMLEFRKLYEMGGKT, from the coding sequence ATGAGTCAGATCAAAGTCCATTTGGCCAAAACAGAGGAGGATCGTAATAAAATCTTCCGCCTGCGCTATGATATATATGTTCAAGAAATGAACAGAGTCCAAGCCTATGCCGACCACGAAACAAAAATGGTAAAGGAGCCTTTTGACGAAACGGGCCACCTTTTTCTAGCGGAAACGGAAGAAGGGGAGTGCATTGGAACGGTTAGGATTAACTTTCGAAAGGATGGACCATTAGAATGCGAAGAATTATATGAAATGGAACTATTTCGTCCCTTTTATCCTGACAAAGTTTCCATGTCTACAAAACTCATGGTCAAAAACGAATACAGACATTCAGCCGCAGCCAGCATGCTTTGTATGAAAATTTATGAACACGCCAGAGAAAATGGGATCCTAATCGATTTTATTGATACTAACCCTCATTTGGTCCGCTTGTACAACCAAGTGGGATACAGGATGTACAAAAAGAATATCCATCATCCTGAATATGGCATTGTGATTCCTATGGTTTTTCTATTGGATGATAATGAATATCTCAAACAAATCCATTCACCTTTCCTTCGTTTAGCGAAACGTTTTCCCGCAGGTACTGAGCTTGCACAACATTTTGAAGTAAACTTCACTGATTACAAAGACATCCGTCCTCTCTTCTCTATGGAAGGAGATGAGGTTTGGCAAAATATTGTTCATGATATGATGCTTCCGCCGAGCCAGTTTCTCTCTTTTTTAAGGGGATTCACAGAAGAGGAATCAAAGAAATTATTATCGATGTTGGATCTAATTGACTATGAGGATGGGGATATTGTTTTCCAACAAAACCAAGAAAGCCAAGGCCTCTTTTGTGTTTTGGAAGGTAGTGTCGAGGTAGTGGTCAATCGAGACGATGGAGTTCGTTCTACAATTTCGATTTTAAACCAGGGCGAAATTTTTGGAGAATTGGGTTTTGTTTCCAAGTCCAACAGAAATGCGGATATTATCGTACGAGATCATGCTAAATTACTAATTTTGACACCAAATGAATTTCAAAAATTGGAAATCCAAAGTCCAACTCTTGCAGTCAAACTTCTTACCAATTTGTTTGTAATTTTAGCGCAGAGATTTAATGAAATGTCCCGCCGCATGCTCGAATTTAGAAAGTTATACGAGATGGGCGGTAAAACCTAA
- a CDS encoding slr1658 superfamily regulator, which produces MNQKSPIVIGEYHIIPENLPADGQLRLIFQPIDMTTYWRRCGLTANFVAGFYSYCYEASESKANSLSTIINELLENASKFSKAREGRINVELKQYGNLLRIDVLNVASKTLRDSFELFVNKLLSENVEEMYFSTLETKEDGDTKSGLGLLMMLKDYPVRFGYSFHEIDADTHEITVRAIINVEEI; this is translated from the coding sequence TTGAATCAAAAGTCACCCATAGTTATCGGGGAATATCACATCATTCCAGAAAATTTGCCTGCTGATGGCCAACTTCGATTGATCTTTCAACCAATCGATATGACTACGTATTGGAGACGTTGTGGACTCACTGCCAACTTTGTTGCGGGATTTTATTCCTACTGCTACGAAGCCAGTGAATCCAAAGCAAACTCCCTTTCTACTATCATTAACGAACTTTTAGAGAATGCTTCTAAATTTTCGAAAGCACGCGAAGGTAGAATCAACGTAGAATTAAAACAATACGGAAATCTTTTAAGAATTGATGTTTTAAATGTGGCGTCAAAAACCTTACGAGATAGTTTTGAGCTTTTTGTAAATAAACTCTTGTCGGAGAACGTGGAGGAGATGTATTTTTCTACACTCGAAACCAAAGAAGACGGTGATACTAAATCTGGTCTTGGACTACTGATGATGTTAAAAGATTATCCAGTACGTTTTGGTTATAGTTTCCATGAGATCGATGCCGATACTCATGAAATCACGGTAAGAGCAATTATCAACGTAGAAGAGATATAA
- a CDS encoding LIC_13355 family lipoprotein, which yields MQKRFKTKILSSLVFVLFVFLTSCKKSSSGEENLAALLPLIIAAEAAIVCPKSLPPTDIYIATTVVSANSNISGFSDPKKAINGICGAGELAGSLDVYALDITGTGATIVLSWGGKTVKNVSGDDFIVYDNSFRVSDESNTYAMDPSIIQVSIDNTNFCGFNPSYTGGNVNLMNSWNRFGSLRPVYYNMTTKPFTNSELFTKTNGSFLLGGGDGFDLDLLDPNDPNDINCDTTLANTIKTNGFKFLKITSAADMNNPNTGSKFPWPPGSYNGSDIDGVVARELQ from the coding sequence ATGCAAAAACGTTTCAAAACAAAAATACTAAGTTCTTTGGTTTTTGTTTTATTTGTATTTTTAACTTCCTGCAAAAAATCCTCTTCTGGGGAAGAAAATCTTGCAGCATTATTGCCACTGATTATTGCCGCAGAGGCTGCAATTGTTTGCCCCAAGTCTTTACCTCCTACAGACATATATATTGCTACAACCGTTGTTAGTGCAAACTCAAACATCTCGGGATTTTCCGATCCGAAAAAAGCAATTAATGGAATCTGCGGTGCTGGTGAACTTGCAGGTTCATTGGATGTTTATGCCTTAGACATTACAGGAACTGGAGCCACTATAGTTCTAAGTTGGGGAGGAAAAACTGTAAAAAACGTTTCAGGTGATGACTTCATCGTGTATGACAACAGTTTTCGAGTTTCGGACGAGTCCAATACCTATGCAATGGACCCTTCTATCATCCAAGTGTCGATTGATAATACAAACTTTTGTGGATTTAACCCAAGTTATACGGGAGGGAATGTAAACTTAATGAATAGTTGGAACCGATTTGGAAGTTTACGCCCTGTTTATTATAATATGACAACAAAACCTTTTACCAATTCAGAATTATTTACCAAAACCAATGGATCCTTTTTGTTAGGTGGTGGTGACGGATTCGATTTAGACCTATTAGACCCCAATGATCCTAACGATATTAATTGTGACACTACCTTAGCAAACACGATCAAAACAAACGGTTTCAAATTCCTGAAAATTACTTCGGCTGCTGATATGAATAACCCAAACACAGGGAGCAAATTCCCTTGGCCCCCGGGCAGTTATAATGGAAGTGATATCGACGGAGTGGTAGCACGAGAACTCCAATGA
- a CDS encoding class I SAM-dependent methyltransferase, producing MSENLYTQKISIQDEMPRLSAQANLLKLLLDPFLDSISFEKESGQALDAGAGPGVLTSFLMKKNPNLHWSACDISEEMVQYCKLGYPKVDWKVSDIRALDYPDNHFDFIFNSMVLIHIKEPEKALKEFYRVLKPGGKVLIHCPNDKSFTGPNVLLDMVAKHATIHPADRYVMEKVPGIMEQMGFRLVTRTDFVAANDGNDDRPVVEYPKIHLGMMTGWSMMSFMGHPDGMQDLYSKLQSEYMSNRVKFTINLETHLYQK from the coding sequence TTGAGCGAAAACCTATACACACAAAAAATATCCATACAGGATGAGATGCCAAGATTGTCTGCTCAGGCCAATCTCCTAAAACTCCTCCTTGATCCTTTTTTGGATTCCATTTCCTTCGAAAAGGAATCTGGACAAGCTTTGGATGCTGGAGCAGGTCCAGGTGTACTCACCAGTTTCCTTATGAAAAAAAATCCCAATCTCCATTGGTCTGCCTGCGACATTTCTGAAGAAATGGTGCAGTATTGTAAATTGGGTTATCCAAAAGTAGACTGGAAGGTCTCCGATATCAGAGCATTGGATTATCCAGACAATCATTTTGATTTTATTTTTAATTCTATGGTTCTCATCCATATCAAAGAACCAGAAAAAGCTTTAAAAGAATTCTACCGAGTTTTAAAACCGGGAGGAAAGGTTCTCATCCACTGCCCTAACGATAAATCCTTTACAGGCCCAAATGTACTTTTGGATATGGTAGCAAAACATGCTACTATCCACCCTGCTGACCGTTATGTAATGGAAAAAGTACCTGGCATTATGGAACAAATGGGATTTCGGTTAGTCACAAGGACCGATTTTGTCGCTGCCAATGATGGGAACGATGACAGACCCGTTGTAGAATACCCTAAAATCCATTTAGGGATGATGACGGGTTGGTCTATGATGTCTTTTATGGGACATCCAGATGGAATGCAAGATCTGTATTCTAAACTGCAATCAGAGTATATGTCCAATCGTGTGAAATTCACGATCAATTTAGAAACACATTTGTACCAAAAATAA